Proteins encoded within one genomic window of Kibdelosporangium phytohabitans:
- a CDS encoding ABC transporter permease yields MITGLLTSALLLWTPLALAAMGGLLHRVGGVVNIGLEGQMLVGALIGALVSGATGNWALGVLAAAAAGGAVGLLMSLCVTRLGANEIIAGLGFTIVLSGLIGYLLRSVFDVSGTLRVPGLDPLPRVLGLDPLFLLAVVLVPVVAWSLRNTAAGLRLRATGDGFDAATALGIPANGIRDIAGTVAGTLAGIAGSHLVLGQVGLFNEDMVAGRGFIALAAFYFGRARPLPTALACLLFAVFDATQARLQTSGVPAQLIQTLPYLVVIAVLTATAVRDARGESRRAG; encoded by the coding sequence ATGATCACTGGCCTCCTGACGTCCGCCCTGCTGCTGTGGACACCGCTCGCGCTCGCGGCCATGGGCGGCCTGCTGCACCGCGTCGGCGGCGTGGTCAACATCGGCCTCGAAGGACAGATGCTCGTCGGCGCCCTGATCGGGGCGCTCGTGTCCGGCGCGACCGGCAACTGGGCGCTCGGTGTGCTCGCCGCGGCCGCCGCGGGCGGTGCGGTCGGGCTGCTGATGTCGTTGTGCGTGACCAGGCTCGGCGCCAACGAGATCATCGCGGGCCTCGGCTTCACCATCGTGCTCAGCGGGCTGATCGGCTACCTGCTGCGCAGCGTCTTCGACGTGTCCGGCACCCTGCGGGTCCCCGGGCTGGACCCGTTGCCGCGTGTCCTCGGGCTCGACCCGCTGTTCCTGCTCGCCGTCGTGCTCGTCCCCGTCGTTGCCTGGTCGCTGCGCAACACCGCCGCCGGGCTGCGGCTACGGGCCACCGGCGACGGTTTCGACGCCGCCACCGCGCTCGGCATACCGGCCAACGGAATACGCGACATCGCCGGGACCGTCGCCGGAACGCTCGCCGGAATCGCCGGATCGCACCTTGTCCTCGGCCAGGTCGGCCTTTTCAATGAGGACATGGTGGCTGGGCGCGGGTTCATCGCACTGGCCGCGTTCTACTTCGGCCGGGCCCGGCCGCTGCCGACCGCGCTGGCCTGCCTGCTGTTCGCCGTGTTCGACGCCACACAGGCACGGCTGCAGACCTCGGGAGTACCGGCCCAACTCATCCAAACTCTGCCGTATCTTGTGGTCATCGCGGTTCTGACGGCCACCGCCGTCCGCGATGCTCGGGGAGAATCTCGAAGGGCGGGCTGA
- a CDS encoding carbohydrate kinase family protein produces the protein MSSKVAVVGYASMDHSMECDEFRAAAGTTLIKRRLSDPWPGIGGIAHTARGLAAAGHEVHAITWVGDDEPGKEYIDRLNAYGVNISGISTDSVRTPSCYLFYGPDGETVVVYDPGDRAAGNLTEQQREIVKDCDWVCLMVGPRPANLEVLDLLTDDQQLAWGVKGDPDAYSPGVVHRILARSSVVSFSARERVFLDRIVAPRTLLERTRLNALLAETHGPAGVRIWRGDIHDMVPCTEIDAVDTTGAGDMFFAGMVASLLEHPDETRQAAERGVEAATAMLLERLPVNG, from the coding sequence GTGAGCAGCAAGGTCGCTGTCGTCGGATACGCCAGCATGGACCACTCGATGGAGTGCGACGAGTTCCGTGCGGCCGCTGGGACCACCTTGATCAAACGCCGCCTGTCCGACCCGTGGCCGGGCATCGGCGGCATCGCGCACACCGCGCGTGGACTGGCCGCCGCCGGCCACGAGGTGCACGCCATCACGTGGGTCGGTGACGACGAGCCCGGCAAGGAGTACATCGACCGGCTCAACGCGTACGGCGTGAACATCTCCGGCATCTCCACCGACAGCGTGCGCACCCCGTCCTGCTACCTGTTCTACGGTCCCGACGGCGAGACCGTCGTCGTGTACGACCCAGGCGACCGCGCGGCGGGCAACCTCACCGAGCAGCAGCGCGAGATCGTCAAGGACTGCGACTGGGTGTGCCTGATGGTGGGCCCGCGCCCGGCCAACCTCGAAGTGCTCGACCTGCTCACCGACGACCAGCAGCTGGCGTGGGGGGTGAAGGGCGACCCGGACGCGTACTCCCCCGGCGTCGTGCACCGGATCCTGGCCCGCTCCAGCGTCGTCAGCTTCAGCGCCCGCGAGCGCGTGTTCCTCGACCGGATCGTCGCGCCCCGCACGCTGCTGGAGCGCACCCGGCTGAACGCGCTGCTCGCCGAGACACACGGCCCGGCCGGTGTCCGCATCTGGCGCGGCGACATCCACGACATGGTCCCGTGCACCGAGATCGACGCGGTGGACACCACCGGCGCGGGTGACATGTTCTTCGCCGGGATGGTCGCCAGCCTGCTGGAGCACCCAGACGAGACCCGTCAGGCCGCTGAACGCGGCGTCGAGGCCGCGACCGCGATGCTGCTCGAGCGGCTCCCCGTCAATGGCTGA
- a CDS encoding ABC transporter permease produces the protein MSVSAGSNRTKYSRALTSAVRAVVPFVIALVIGGTVLLATGHNPVEFYQLLVREAFGGTDRIAATLSAATPLLFTGLATAIAFRAGVFNVGVEGGFVFGGLIAATVALHAGLLAGMVAGALAGVLVSALPGWLKARWNVDEVVTTLMFNFVVSGVTGWLVTTFLQAKGVANSATTLIPQGSWLPDLLPPYGLTAGVLVALALVLLYALWIKHSVLGYELRQTGLNPRFSAAQGIRVGRVIIVSMLVSGAIAGLGGAAHALGVVHRFVDGFSPGYGFTGIAVALLGRNSAVGVTLGAVLFGALASAGTTAQLFSDIPLDIVDVLSGTVMIFAVVRLWRQR, from the coding sequence CCAAGTACTCACGAGCTTTGACCAGTGCGGTCCGGGCTGTGGTGCCGTTCGTGATCGCGTTGGTGATCGGCGGGACCGTGCTGCTGGCGACCGGGCACAACCCGGTGGAGTTCTACCAGCTGCTGGTGCGCGAGGCGTTCGGCGGCACCGACCGGATCGCCGCGACCCTCAGCGCGGCCACTCCCCTGCTGTTCACCGGGCTGGCCACGGCGATCGCGTTCCGCGCCGGGGTCTTCAACGTCGGCGTCGAAGGCGGGTTCGTCTTCGGTGGCCTGATCGCCGCGACCGTCGCGCTGCACGCCGGCCTGCTCGCCGGGATGGTGGCGGGCGCACTGGCCGGAGTGCTGGTCAGCGCGCTGCCGGGATGGCTCAAGGCGCGGTGGAACGTCGACGAGGTGGTCACCACGTTGATGTTCAACTTCGTGGTCTCCGGGGTCACCGGCTGGCTCGTCACGACCTTCCTGCAGGCCAAGGGAGTCGCGAACTCCGCGACGACGCTGATCCCGCAGGGCTCGTGGCTGCCGGACCTGCTCCCGCCGTACGGGCTCACCGCCGGCGTGCTCGTCGCGTTGGCCCTGGTCCTGCTCTACGCGCTGTGGATCAAGCACTCGGTGCTGGGCTACGAGCTGCGCCAGACCGGGCTCAACCCGAGGTTCAGTGCCGCGCAAGGCATCCGCGTCGGCCGCGTGATCATCGTGTCGATGCTGGTCTCCGGCGCGATCGCCGGGCTGGGCGGCGCCGCGCACGCGCTCGGTGTCGTGCACCGGTTCGTGGACGGGTTCTCCCCCGGTTACGGGTTCACCGGCATCGCGGTGGCGCTGCTGGGCCGCAACAGCGCCGTCGGTGTCACGCTGGGCGCGGTGTTGTTCGGCGCGCTGGCCTCGGCGGGCACGACGGCCCAGTTGTTCAGCGACATCCCGCTGGACATCGTGGACGTGTTGTCCGGCACCGTGATGATCTTCGCGGTCGTCCGGCTGTGGCGGCAGCGATGA
- a CDS encoding cysteine hydrolase family protein: MADEGKADNVDNGVSVALVMIDVLDAFFAPGKPAYYPDSVKVLDPCRELLAKARERRRLIVHAVERHRPGLADFEHKKIPVHCEIGDDQSPYVAGFEPLDTPNEVEVPKRRYSAFYATDLDLMLREQGVKTLVIAGVKTNVCVRATVQDAFAAGYEILLVKEATNSNRPHLAEASLEDIDRYFGSVVTLEQALERL; this comes from the coding sequence ATGGCCGACGAAGGCAAGGCTGACAACGTTGACAACGGCGTCTCGGTGGCGTTGGTGATGATCGACGTGCTGGACGCGTTCTTCGCGCCCGGCAAGCCCGCCTACTACCCGGATTCGGTGAAAGTGCTCGACCCGTGCCGCGAGCTGCTGGCCAAGGCCCGCGAGCGGCGGCGGCTGATCGTGCACGCCGTGGAACGGCACCGGCCGGGGCTCGCCGACTTCGAGCACAAGAAAATCCCGGTGCACTGCGAAATCGGTGACGACCAGTCACCGTACGTGGCCGGGTTCGAGCCGCTGGACACCCCGAACGAAGTGGAAGTGCCCAAGCGCCGCTACTCCGCGTTCTACGCGACGGATCTCGATCTGATGCTGCGCGAACAAGGCGTGAAAACGCTGGTCATCGCGGGTGTGAAGACGAATGTTTGCGTACGGGCAACTGTTCAGGACGCCTTCGCGGCGGGATATGAGATCCTTCTGGTGAAAGAGGCCACCAACTCGAACCGGCCGCACCTGGCCGAGGCGTCGCTGGAGGACATCGACCGCTACTTCGGGTCCGTGGTGACGCTCGAGCAGGCATTGGAGCGACTGTGA